The window GCCGTCACGAGGTCGGGCCGCAGGTCGTGCACGATCCGGATGGAGTCGGCGCTGAAGCTCTGCACCACCAGCCGCCGGTCCACGCGGTTCCTGTCGAGCCAGCCGGTGGCGTCCAGCAGGTTCAGGGTCTCCCGCTCGATCCCCGGGTAGATCTCCGGCCGCTTGATCTCCAGCAGCAGCTTCTGCTGGTTGCGCCGCACCCGGGCGAGGTACTCCCGCAGGGTCGGCACCGTGGCGCCCGCGTACTGCTTGTCCTTGCCGAACCAGCTGCCCGCGTCCAGCAGGGCGATCTCGTCCGCGGTGAAGTCCTTGACCAGCCAGGGCTTGCGGTCGGGGAACACCTGCTCGACGTCGGTGGTGCGGGCCAGGTTGTCGTCGTGGATCACGACCAGGACGCCGTCCTTGGTGCGCTGGACGTCGTTCTCGACCCAGTCGATGCCCATCCGCATCGCGAGGTCGATCGAGGCCAGCGTGTTCTCCGGGGCGTACGCCGAGGCTCCCCGGTGGGCGTAGACCACCGGAGGGGAGGACGCGACCGTGCCGGACCCCGAGGCGGGACCGGACGCGGTGGCCGAGGTGGCCGTGCCCAGCACGGAGAGGGTGAGGCCCAGGACTGCGGCGGCCACGGCGGCTGGTCGGACGACGTTCATGTGCGTTCTCCTCGGGTCGTGAGCCCTGCTCCTGCCTCAAACGGGCGCGGAGCGGCAGACGTTGCGGCGATGCACTTCACGGAGTTTCGCGATCAT of the Streptomyces sp. NBC_01426 genome contains:
- a CDS encoding glycerophosphodiester phosphodiesterase — encoded protein: MNVVRPAAVAAAVLGLTLSVLGTATSATASGPASGSGTVASSPPVVYAHRGASAYAPENTLASIDLAMRMGIDWVENDVQRTKDGVLVVIHDDNLARTTDVEQVFPDRKPWLVKDFTADEIALLDAGSWFGKDKQYAGATVPTLREYLARVRRNQQKLLLEIKRPEIYPGIERETLNLLDATGWLDRNRVDRRLVVQSFSADSIRIVHDLRPDLVTAFLGTPTVAELPRYAAFTDRINPWHTTLSADWVAAVHALRGPHGKAMEVDTWTVDNAATARKVQEMGVDGIITNTPDVVRRAVGWY